One Mya arenaria isolate MELC-2E11 chromosome 5, ASM2691426v1 genomic window carries:
- the LOC128236170 gene encoding adhesion G-protein coupled receptor D1-like translates to MCVLLPVFGSTWLFGVFAVIRETVVFQYLFVIFNNLQGALIFIVQCILDRKVQDAFKTRRTRWLSSKVEPNASEMKLMSSAVTKSRIVSSKSTA, encoded by the exons ATGTGTGTCTTGCTGCCAGTTTTCGGGAGCACTTGGCTGTTCGGAGTGTTCGCTGTCATCAGAGAAACTGTCGTGTTTCAATACCTCTTTGTCATATTCAACAATCTACAG gGAGCCCTTATCTTTATAGTTCAGTGCATACTGGATAGGAAA GTGCAGGACGCGTTCAAAACCAGGCGTACGAGGTGGCTTTCATCAAAGGTGGAACCGAATGCTTCTGAAATGAAATTG ATGTCCTCGGCTGTTACAAAATCGAGAATAGTGTCTTCCAAATCAACTGCATAA
- the LOC128236196 gene encoding epidermal growth factor-like protein 8 translates to MYAAVLFLCSVGILYIRGCEGGYCTQYYTCSYSCYRKTTYYTSCGFLWWSRCTRYRSALDTCYKQCNRRECCTGYQGSNCAQPICFGSISCPNGGTCRAPDTCSCRTGFSGTKCSDINECSSGTARCHHTCINTHGSFRCSCRSGYSLSSDGRSCSGAVSFERLGETKDPIFENPESQYNSSSGVAGD, encoded by the exons ATGTATGCAGCGGTGTTGTTTCTTTGTAGTGTTGGTATTTTATACATACG TGGATGTGAAGGCGGTTATTGTACTCAGTACTATACATGTTCATACAGTTGTTACCGTAAAACTACCTACTACACAAGTTGTGGCTTCTTGTGGTGGTCAAGATGTACAAGATACAG ATCGGCTTTAGATACCTGCTACAAGCAGTGCAATCGAAGAGAGTGTTGTACCGGATATCAGGGGTCGAATTGCGCTCAAC CAATCTGTTTCGGATCGATCAGTTGCCCAAATGGCGGAACATGTAGAGCCCCAGACACGTGCAGTTGTCGAACTGGATTTTCCGGGACAAAATGTTCAG ATATAAACGAGTGTAGTTCTGGCACAGCGAGATGTCACCACACATGTATCAACACACACGGTTCGTTTAGGTGCTCCTGTAGAAGCGGCTATAGCTTATCCAGCGACGGCAGATCATGTTCTG gagCTGTTTCATTCGAAAGGCTTGGGGAGACGAAAGATCCGATCTTCGAGAACCCTGAGAGCCAATACAATTCTTCATCGGGCGTCGCTGGGGATTAG